The Vidua chalybeata isolate OUT-0048 chromosome 24, bVidCha1 merged haplotype, whole genome shotgun sequence genome includes a window with the following:
- the TMCC2 gene encoding transmembrane and coiled-coil domains protein 2 isoform X3, protein MELDKGDVTTLNLPAGAGHGDADGPVCLDVPDGTPDPHRTKAAIEHLHQKILKITEQIKIEQEARDDNVAEYLKLANNADKQQASRIKQVFEKKNQKSAQTIAQLHKKLEHYHKKLKEIEQNGPTRQPKDVFRDMHQGLKDVGANVRSSISGFSGGVVEGVKGGLSGLSQATHTAVVSKPREFASLIRNKFGSADNIAHLKDTLDDGHPEEASRALSGSATLVSSPKYGSDDECSSATSGSAGGSNSGAGPGGLGSPKSNTLDSHHNNFDTILEELREIKDSQSHLEDSMEDLKAQLQRDYTYMTQCLQEERYRYERLEEQLNDLTELHQNEMTNLKQELASMEEKVAYQSYERARDIQEAVESCLTRVTKLELQQQQQQVVQLEGVENANARALLGKFINVILALMAVLLVFVSTIANFITPLMKTRMRILSTALLVLFLFFLWKHWDSISYFLEHVLLPS, encoded by the exons aTGGAG CTGGACAAGGGCGACGTGACCACCCTGAACCTGCCCGCGGGCGCCGGGCACGGCGACGCCGACGGCCCCGTGTGCCTGGACGTGCCCGATGGCACCCCCGACCCTCACCGCACCAAAGCCGCCATCGAGCACCTGCACCAGAAGATCCTCAAGATCACGGAGCAGATCAAGATCGAGCAGGAGGCGCGCGATGACAACGTGGCCGAGTACCTGAAGCTGGCCAACAACGCCGACAAGCAGCAGGCGTCGCGCATCAAGCAGGTGTTCgagaagaagaaccagaagtCGGCCCAGACCATCGCGCAGCTGCACAAGAAGTTGGAGCACTACCACAAGAAGCTGAAGGAGATCGAGCAGAACGGCCCCACGCGCCAGCCCAAGGATGTTTTCCGGGACATGCACCAAGGGCTGAAGGACGTGGGCGCCAACGTCCGCTCCAGCATCAGCGGCTTCAGCGGGGGCGTGGTGGAAGGGGTCAAGGGGGGGCTCTCGGGGCTGTCCCAGGCCACCCACACGGCCGTGGTGTCCAAGCCGCGGGAGTTCGCCAGCCTGATCCGCAACAAGTTCGGCAGCGCCGACAACATCGCCCACCTGAAGGACACGCTGGACGACGGGCACCCCGAGGAGGCCTCCCGGGCGCTGAGCGGCAGCGCCACGCTGGTGTCCAGCCCCAAGTACGGCAGCGATGACGAGTGCTCCAGTGCCACCTCGGGCTCCGCCGGTGGCAGCAACTCaggggcggggcccggcggcctGGGGAGCCCCAAGTCCAACACGCTGGACAGCCACCACAACAACTTCGACACCATCCTGGAGGAGCTGCGCGAGATCAAGGACAGCCAGTCCCACCTGGAGGACTCCATGGAGGACCTGAAGGCCCAGCTGCAGCGGGATTACACCTACATGACCCAGTGCTTGCAGGAGGAGCGCTACAG GTACGAGcgcctggaggagcagctgaacgACCTGACGGAGCTGCACCAGAACGAGATGACCAACCTGAAGCAGGAGCTGGCCAGCATGGAGGAGAAGGTGGCCTACCAGTCCTACGAGAGGGCACGGGACATCCAG GAGGCCGTGGAGTCGTGCCTGACGCGGGTGAccaagctggagctgcagcagcagcagcagcaggtggtGCAGCTGGAGGGGGTGGAGAACGCCAACGCCCGGGCGCTGCTGGGCAAGTTCATCAACGTCATCCTGGCCCTCATGGCCGTGCTGCTCGTCTTCGTCTCCACCATCGCCAACTTCATCACGCCGCTCATGAAGACCCGCATGCGCATCCTCAGCACCGCCCTGCTCgtcctcttcctcttcttcctctggaAGCACTGGGACTCCATCAGCTACTTCCTGGAGCACGTCCTGCTCCCCAGCTGA
- the TMCC2 gene encoding transmembrane and coiled-coil domains protein 2 isoform X1 — protein sequence MKRCRSDELQQPEEDPGAAGESPGHGVMEGKAGEAAAAPEAGAVPPPPRSKPPDLKKIQQLSEGSMFSHGLKHLFHSRRRSRERDQQSSQDSGPPGPPGPAAAAGPHGASDHESPDEKERSPEMHRVSYAVSLHDLPARPTAFNRVLQQIRSRPSIKRGTSLHSGSRRAKSGSLEPQKGSPHLGRKAPQDSGLTAILHQHQGRPRSSSTTDTAILLAESGAVYLLAEDGEGLVDKLDKGDVTTLNLPAGAGHGDADGPVCLDVPDGTPDPHRTKAAIEHLHQKILKITEQIKIEQEARDDNVAEYLKLANNADKQQASRIKQVFEKKNQKSAQTIAQLHKKLEHYHKKLKEIEQNGPTRQPKDVFRDMHQGLKDVGANVRSSISGFSGGVVEGVKGGLSGLSQATHTAVVSKPREFASLIRNKFGSADNIAHLKDTLDDGHPEEASRALSGSATLVSSPKYGSDDECSSATSGSAGGSNSGAGPGGLGSPKSNTLDSHHNNFDTILEELREIKDSQSHLEDSMEDLKAQLQRDYTYMTQCLQEERYRYERLEEQLNDLTELHQNEMTNLKQELASMEEKVAYQSYERARDIQEAVESCLTRVTKLELQQQQQQVVQLEGVENANARALLGKFINVILALMAVLLVFVSTIANFITPLMKTRMRILSTALLVLFLFFLWKHWDSISYFLEHVLLPS from the exons AAGATCCAGCAGCTCTCCGAGGGCTCCATGTTCAGCCATGGCCTCAAGCACCTTTTCCACAGCCGCCGGCGCTCGCGCGAGCGGGACCAGCAGAGCTCGCAGGACTCGGGGCCACCTGGGCCACCtgggccggcggcggcggccgggccccACGGCGCCTCCGACCACGAGTCCCCGGACGAGAAGGAGCGCTCCCCGGAGATGCACCGCGTGTCCTACGCCGTGTCCCTGCACGACCTCCCCGCCCGGCCCACCGCCTTCAACCGCGTGCTGCAGCAGATCCGCTCGCGCCCCTCCATCAAGCGCGGCACCAGCCTGCACAGCGGCAGCCGCCGCGCCAAGAGCGGCTCGCTGGAGCCCCAGAAGGGCAGCCCCCACCTGGGGCGCAAAGCCCCCCAGGACAGCGGCCTCACGGCCATCCTGCATCAGCACCAGGGCAGGCCCAGGTCGTCGTCCACCACGGACACGGCCATCCTGCTGGCCGAGAGCGGGGCTGTCTACCTGCTGGCCGAGGACGGCGAGGGGCTGGTGGATAAG CTGGACAAGGGCGACGTGACCACCCTGAACCTGCCCGCGGGCGCCGGGCACGGCGACGCCGACGGCCCCGTGTGCCTGGACGTGCCCGATGGCACCCCCGACCCTCACCGCACCAAAGCCGCCATCGAGCACCTGCACCAGAAGATCCTCAAGATCACGGAGCAGATCAAGATCGAGCAGGAGGCGCGCGATGACAACGTGGCCGAGTACCTGAAGCTGGCCAACAACGCCGACAAGCAGCAGGCGTCGCGCATCAAGCAGGTGTTCgagaagaagaaccagaagtCGGCCCAGACCATCGCGCAGCTGCACAAGAAGTTGGAGCACTACCACAAGAAGCTGAAGGAGATCGAGCAGAACGGCCCCACGCGCCAGCCCAAGGATGTTTTCCGGGACATGCACCAAGGGCTGAAGGACGTGGGCGCCAACGTCCGCTCCAGCATCAGCGGCTTCAGCGGGGGCGTGGTGGAAGGGGTCAAGGGGGGGCTCTCGGGGCTGTCCCAGGCCACCCACACGGCCGTGGTGTCCAAGCCGCGGGAGTTCGCCAGCCTGATCCGCAACAAGTTCGGCAGCGCCGACAACATCGCCCACCTGAAGGACACGCTGGACGACGGGCACCCCGAGGAGGCCTCCCGGGCGCTGAGCGGCAGCGCCACGCTGGTGTCCAGCCCCAAGTACGGCAGCGATGACGAGTGCTCCAGTGCCACCTCGGGCTCCGCCGGTGGCAGCAACTCaggggcggggcccggcggcctGGGGAGCCCCAAGTCCAACACGCTGGACAGCCACCACAACAACTTCGACACCATCCTGGAGGAGCTGCGCGAGATCAAGGACAGCCAGTCCCACCTGGAGGACTCCATGGAGGACCTGAAGGCCCAGCTGCAGCGGGATTACACCTACATGACCCAGTGCTTGCAGGAGGAGCGCTACAG GTACGAGcgcctggaggagcagctgaacgACCTGACGGAGCTGCACCAGAACGAGATGACCAACCTGAAGCAGGAGCTGGCCAGCATGGAGGAGAAGGTGGCCTACCAGTCCTACGAGAGGGCACGGGACATCCAG GAGGCCGTGGAGTCGTGCCTGACGCGGGTGAccaagctggagctgcagcagcagcagcagcaggtggtGCAGCTGGAGGGGGTGGAGAACGCCAACGCCCGGGCGCTGCTGGGCAAGTTCATCAACGTCATCCTGGCCCTCATGGCCGTGCTGCTCGTCTTCGTCTCCACCATCGCCAACTTCATCACGCCGCTCATGAAGACCCGCATGCGCATCCTCAGCACCGCCCTGCTCgtcctcttcctcttcttcctctggaAGCACTGGGACTCCATCAGCTACTTCCTGGAGCACGTCCTGCTCCCCAGCTGA
- the TMCC2 gene encoding transmembrane and coiled-coil domains protein 2 isoform X2: MVHVQLDKGDVTTLNLPAGAGHGDADGPVCLDVPDGTPDPHRTKAAIEHLHQKILKITEQIKIEQEARDDNVAEYLKLANNADKQQASRIKQVFEKKNQKSAQTIAQLHKKLEHYHKKLKEIEQNGPTRQPKDVFRDMHQGLKDVGANVRSSISGFSGGVVEGVKGGLSGLSQATHTAVVSKPREFASLIRNKFGSADNIAHLKDTLDDGHPEEASRALSGSATLVSSPKYGSDDECSSATSGSAGGSNSGAGPGGLGSPKSNTLDSHHNNFDTILEELREIKDSQSHLEDSMEDLKAQLQRDYTYMTQCLQEERYRYERLEEQLNDLTELHQNEMTNLKQELASMEEKVAYQSYERARDIQEAVESCLTRVTKLELQQQQQQVVQLEGVENANARALLGKFINVILALMAVLLVFVSTIANFITPLMKTRMRILSTALLVLFLFFLWKHWDSISYFLEHVLLPS, from the exons ATGGTCCACGTGCAG CTGGACAAGGGCGACGTGACCACCCTGAACCTGCCCGCGGGCGCCGGGCACGGCGACGCCGACGGCCCCGTGTGCCTGGACGTGCCCGATGGCACCCCCGACCCTCACCGCACCAAAGCCGCCATCGAGCACCTGCACCAGAAGATCCTCAAGATCACGGAGCAGATCAAGATCGAGCAGGAGGCGCGCGATGACAACGTGGCCGAGTACCTGAAGCTGGCCAACAACGCCGACAAGCAGCAGGCGTCGCGCATCAAGCAGGTGTTCgagaagaagaaccagaagtCGGCCCAGACCATCGCGCAGCTGCACAAGAAGTTGGAGCACTACCACAAGAAGCTGAAGGAGATCGAGCAGAACGGCCCCACGCGCCAGCCCAAGGATGTTTTCCGGGACATGCACCAAGGGCTGAAGGACGTGGGCGCCAACGTCCGCTCCAGCATCAGCGGCTTCAGCGGGGGCGTGGTGGAAGGGGTCAAGGGGGGGCTCTCGGGGCTGTCCCAGGCCACCCACACGGCCGTGGTGTCCAAGCCGCGGGAGTTCGCCAGCCTGATCCGCAACAAGTTCGGCAGCGCCGACAACATCGCCCACCTGAAGGACACGCTGGACGACGGGCACCCCGAGGAGGCCTCCCGGGCGCTGAGCGGCAGCGCCACGCTGGTGTCCAGCCCCAAGTACGGCAGCGATGACGAGTGCTCCAGTGCCACCTCGGGCTCCGCCGGTGGCAGCAACTCaggggcggggcccggcggcctGGGGAGCCCCAAGTCCAACACGCTGGACAGCCACCACAACAACTTCGACACCATCCTGGAGGAGCTGCGCGAGATCAAGGACAGCCAGTCCCACCTGGAGGACTCCATGGAGGACCTGAAGGCCCAGCTGCAGCGGGATTACACCTACATGACCCAGTGCTTGCAGGAGGAGCGCTACAG GTACGAGcgcctggaggagcagctgaacgACCTGACGGAGCTGCACCAGAACGAGATGACCAACCTGAAGCAGGAGCTGGCCAGCATGGAGGAGAAGGTGGCCTACCAGTCCTACGAGAGGGCACGGGACATCCAG GAGGCCGTGGAGTCGTGCCTGACGCGGGTGAccaagctggagctgcagcagcagcagcagcaggtggtGCAGCTGGAGGGGGTGGAGAACGCCAACGCCCGGGCGCTGCTGGGCAAGTTCATCAACGTCATCCTGGCCCTCATGGCCGTGCTGCTCGTCTTCGTCTCCACCATCGCCAACTTCATCACGCCGCTCATGAAGACCCGCATGCGCATCCTCAGCACCGCCCTGCTCgtcctcttcctcttcttcctctggaAGCACTGGGACTCCATCAGCTACTTCCTGGAGCACGTCCTGCTCCCCAGCTGA